In a single window of the Gadus chalcogrammus isolate NIFS_2021 chromosome 20, NIFS_Gcha_1.0, whole genome shotgun sequence genome:
- the LOC130372933 gene encoding ankyrin repeat and SOCS box protein 9-like: MSGGSWDQEHGAFQRPGPVVFFSNPLMSDGASDWSPVHDASFNGRPVALQSLLSQGACANLATLEQVSPLLGACQRGHALCARLLIQNGAHVNSATLDGSTPLSEACAGGHLTCVSLLLQHGATPLGPGGHAPSPIHIAAAKGHQECVSVLVEHGADVDLHRDLSGSPLCAAVANQHLSTVRSLLQQGASVNSSLDGDSPLHTAARQSSPEMVSVLMEHGADCSVRNPQGKRPVDLAPPNSLAERMLGKSRGVPCLKQICRLSIRRFLDKERMGAICGLDIPVELRDYLLYRTAPPPVCRRV, from the exons ATGTCAGGGGGGAGCTGGGACCAGGAACATGGTGCGTTTCAGCGACCTGGACCCGTGGTGTTCTTCTCCAACCCTCTGATGAGTG ACGGTGCGTCCGACTGGTCTCCGGTCCACGATGCGTCTTTCAACGGCCGTCCCGTCGCTCTGCAGTCGCTGCTCAGCCAG GGGGCGTGTGCTAACCTGGCCACGCTGGAGCAGGTGTCGCCCCTCCTGGGGGCGTGTCAGCGGGGCCACGCCCTCTGCGCTCGCCTCCTGATCCAGAACGGAGCTCAT GTGAACTCTGCCACGCTGGACGGATCAACCCCCCTATCAGAGGCCTGCGCTGGGGGTCACCTGACCTGCGTGTCACTGCTCCTGCAGCACGGGGCCACGCCCCTGGGACCgggtggccacgccccctcccccatacACATAGCCGCCGCCAAAG GTCACCAGGAGTGCGTCTCCGTCCTGGTGGAGCACGGTGCTGACGTAGATCTGCACCGGGACCTCTCAGGCTCGCCCCTCTGCGCCGCCGTGGCCAATCAGCACCTGAGTACCGTCAGGAGCCTGCTGCAGCAGG GCGCCAGTGTGAACAGCAGCCTGGACGGTGACTCCCCGCTGCACACGGCGGCCCGTCAGTCCAGCCCGGAGATGGTGTCCGTCCTGATGGAGCACGGGGCCGACTGCTCCGTCAGGAACCCACAGGGAAAACGGCCCGTTGACCTCGCGCCTCCCAATAGCCTGGCGGAGAGGATGCTGGGAAAATCAAGAG GAGTGCCGTGTCTAAAGCAGATATGTCGGCTAAGCATCAGGAGGTTCCTGGACAAGGAAAGAATGGGTGCTATTTGTGGACTAGACATACCAGTAGAGTTGAGAGACTATCTTCTGTAccggacagccccccccccggtctgCCGGAGAGTGTGA
- the gpr143 gene encoding G-protein coupled receptor 143: MASPRLETFCCPNRDPATDFVVSFQPQLFSALSVGSASLSLIFTILQILPKRRGYRRLGPYPIPKPASSSRILFIISICDILGCTGIVVRSSIWLGLPNVVEKISANNSSDVWPEVFCVGSAMWIQLFFSASFWWTFCYAVDVFLVVKTSAGISTIILYHMITWGLALLLCAEGVAMLYYPSISDCESGLQHAIPHYVTTYAPMLLVLIANPIFFIRTTSAVTSLLKGRQGIYTENERRLATEIKIRFFKIMLVFSVCWVPNIVNEGLLFFLEVQPDISDSSLRAVRNAALITWFFMGILNPMQAFLNTLAHRGWTGLDVDLSLQRRKERAWDSMSTSAPNGAGTGYNPMVGTLLFQSHIQEGDKNLTGNDLQPSDSMGAHSEGGSESSTVEIHMSSERQDFEDIDADAESLNNSVRN, translated from the exons ATGGCGTCCCCGCGGCTGGAGACCTTCTGCTGTCCCAACAGAGACCCGGCCACGGACTTCGTGGTCTCCTTCCAGCCCCAGCTGTTCAGCGCGCTGAGCGTGGGCAGCGCGAGCCTCAGTCTGATCTTCACCATCCTGCAGATCCTCCCGAAGCGGAGGGGTTACCGCAGACTCGGGCCCTACCCCATCCCGAAGCCCGCGTCCTCCTCCCggatcctcttcatcatcagcaTCTGCGACATCCTGGGATGCACAG gcATCGTGGTGCGGTCGTCCATCTGGCTTGGCCTTCCCAACGTCGTGGAGAAGATCTCCGCCAACAACAGCAGCGATGTCTGGCCGGAGGTCTTCTGTGTGGGCAGTGcg ATGTGGATCCAGCTGTTCTTCAGCGCCTCCTTCTGGTGGACCTTCTGCTACGCCGTGGACGTGTTCCTGGTGGTGAAGACCTCCGCGGGGATCAG CACCATCATCCTCTACCACATGATCACATGGGGGCTGGCCCTGCTGCTGTGTGCTGAAGGTGTTGCCATGCTCTACTACCCCTCCATCTCAGA CTGTGAGAGCGGCCTGCAGCACGCCATCCCGCACTACGTCACCACCTACGCCCCCATGCTGCTGGTGCTCATCGCCAACCCCATCTTCTTCATCCGGACCACCTCCGCAG TCACGTCGCTCTTGAAGGGCCGACAGGGCATCTACACGGAGAACGAGAGGCGGCTCGCCACCGAGATCAAAATACGCTTCTTCAAGATAATGCTGGTCTTCAGCGTCTG CTGGGTCCCCAACATCGTCAACGAGGGCCTGCTCTTCTTCCTGGAGGTCCAGCCGGACATCAGCGACAGCAGCCTGCGGGCAGTGCGCAACGCCGCCCTCATCACCTGGTTCTTCATG GGGATCCTGAATCCCATGCAGGCCTTCCTCAACACGCTGGCCCACCGCGGCTGGACCGGCCTGGACGTGGACCTGAGCCTCCAGCGCCGGAAGGAGAGGGCCTGGGACTCCATGTCCACCTCCGCCCCCAACGGGGCCGGGACGGGCTACAACCCCATGGTGGGCACGCTGCTGTTCCAGAGCCACATCCAGGAGGGCGACAAGAACCTGACGGGGAACGACCTCCAGCCCTCCGACTCTATGGGCGCACACTCAGAAG GTGGCTCAGAGTCTAGTACAGTAGAGATCCACATGTCCAGTGAACGGCAGGACTTTGAGGACATAGACGCAGACGCCGAATCCCTGAACAACTCAGTGAGGAACTAG
- the tbl1x gene encoding F-box-like/WD repeat-containing protein TBL1X, which produces MSITSDEVNFLVYRYLQESGFSHSAFTFGIESHISQSNINGTLVPPAALISILQKGLQYVEAEISINEDGTVFDGRPIESLSLIDAVMPDVVQTRQQAFRDKLAQQQQGGGTCAMATPSPAHQAMAPKNGEIPVNGEENGTHAMNHHGEPMDLDLDVEIPASKATVLRGHESEVFICAWNPVSDLLASGSGDSTARIWDLNEIGSSSSTQLVLRHCIREGGQDVPSNKDVTSLDWNSDGTLLATGSYDGFARIWTKDGNLASTLGQHKGPIFALKWNKKGNSILSAGVDKTTIIWDAHTGEAKQQFPFHSAPALDVDWQNNTTFASCSTDMCIHVCRLGSDRPLKTFQGHTNEVNAIKWDPSGMLLASCSDDMTLKIWSMKQEQCVHDLQAHSKEIYTIKWSPTGPSTGSPNANIMLASASFDSTVRLWDVERGVCIHTLTKHQEPVYSVAFSPDGQHLASGSFDKSVHIWNTMSGALVHSYRGTGGIFEVCWNSTGDKVGASASDGSVCVLDLRK; this is translated from the exons ATGAGTATAACCAGCGACGAGGTGAACTTCCTGGTGTACAGATATCTTCAGGAgtcag GTTTCTCCCACTCAGCTTTCACCTTTGGCATCGAGAGCCACATCAGCCAGTCCAACATCAACGGAACGCTGGTGCCCCCTGCTGCCCTGATCTCCATCCTGCAGAAGGGCCTCCAGTATGTGGAGGCGGAGATCAGCATCAATGAg gacggCACGGTGTTTGACGGGCGGCCCATCGAGTCGCTGTCGCTCATCGACGCCGTGATGCCCGACGTGGTGCAGACGCGCCAGCAGGCGTTCCGGGACAAGCTGGCCCAAcagcagcaggggggagggaccTGCGCCATGGCCACGCCCAGTCCCGCCCACCAGGCCATGGCGCCCAAGAACGGAGAGATCCCGGTCAACGGCGAGGAGAACGGCACGCACGCCATGA accaccaCGGGGAGCCcatggacctggacctggacgtgGAGATCCCAGCCAGCAAGGCCACCGTGCTCCGGGGCCACGAGTCGGAGGTCTTCATCTGCGCCTGGAACCCGGTCAGCGACCTGCTGGCCTCTGG CTCGGGGGACTCCACGGCACGGATCTGGGACCTGAACGAGATcggctcctccagctccacccagCTGGTCCTGCGCCACTGCATCCGCGAGGGCGGCCAGGACGTCCCGAGCAACAAAGACGTGACCTCGCTGGACTGGAAT AGTGACGGGACGCTGCTGGCCACCGGCTCCTACGACGGCTTCGCACGGATCTGGACGAAGGACG GGAACCTGGCCAGCACGCTGGGACAGCACAAGGGGCCCATCTTCGCGCTGAAGTGGAACAAGAAGGGGAACTCTATTCTCAGCGCCGGTGTAGATAAG ACGACAATCATTTGGGACGCACACACGGGGGAGGCCAAGCAGCAGTTCCCCTTCCACTCTG cccccgccctGGACGTGGACTGGCAGAACAACACCACCTTTGCCTCCTGCAGCACCGACATGTGCATCCACGTGTGCCGGCTGGGCAGCGACCGGCCGCTGAAGACCTTCCAGGGCCACACG AACGAGGTCAACGCCATCAAGTGGGATCCTTCAGGGATGCTGCTGGCGTCCTGCTCCGACGACATGACCCTGAAG atCTGGAGCATGAAGCAGGAACAGTGTGTTCACGACCTGCAGGCCCACAGTAAGGAGATCTACACCATCAAGTGGAGCCCCACCGGGCCCAGCACCGGCAGCCCCAACGCCAACATCATGCTGGCCAg cgcctcGTTCGACTCCACGGTGCGTCTGTGGGACGTGGAGCGCGGCGTCTGCATCCACACGCTCACCAAGCACCAGGAGCCGGTGTACAGCGTGGCCTTCAGCCCCGACGGACAGCACCTGGCCAGCGGCTCCTTCGACAAGTCGGTGCACATCTGGAACACCATG AGCGGGGCCTTGGTTCACAGTTACCGGGGCACTGGGGGGATCTTCGAGGTCTGCTGGAACAGCACCGGGGACAAGGTCGGAGCCAGCGCCTCGGACGGCTCG gTCTGCGTCCTGGATCTCCGAAAATAA